The Candida albicans SC5314 chromosome 5, complete sequence genome includes a region encoding these proteins:
- a CDS encoding uncharacterized protein (Ortholog of C. dubliniensis CD36 : Cd36_50190, C. parapsilosis CDC317 : CPAR2_302680, Candida tenuis NRRL Y-1498 : CANTEDRAFT_109949 and Debaryomyces hansenii CBS767 : DEHA2G00814g) encodes MLSTTIYRRSFSVLSRSRAKRSFTPSDSSVESDEIVSENNPWSPTLEDDPVYVQERNKFRKTKLPEQYRLAYSPLYEAPASKYVSMLKRLTLSVGVLGVYGAKLFYESSQFDDLYAYATLAGTFTPLAVVQYKTKDYVTRIFRLYDKTKPQTLENLVGDEKLILEKLNFTGGSTYNELLTITDNKDLKLSPPPKTYLPYSTWRESSGSTTRDFYVMDNIGGIRMDRIWGLIEKNSQINNGRSNW; translated from the coding sequence ATGCTTTCCACAACCATTTATCGTCGTTCATTTTCTGTCCTTTCCCGATCAAGAGCTAAAAGAAGTTTTACTCCATCTGACAGTTCAGTCGAATCAGATGAAATCGTAAGTGAAAACAACCCTTGGTCTCCTACCTTAGAAGATGATCCAGTTTACGTACAAGAACGCAACAAATTTCGTAAGACGAAATTGCCAGAACAGTATAGGCTAGCCTATCTGCCACTCTACGAGGCACCAGCATCGAAATATGTGTCCATGCTAAAGAGATTGACTTTGAGTGTTGGCGTTTTGGGTGTTTATGGTGCTAAACTATTCTACGAATCAAGCCAGTTCGACGACTTGTATGCCTACGCAACTTTGGCAGGAACGTTTACCCCATTGGCAGTGGTACAGTATAAGACGAAAGATTATGTGACAAGAATATTTAGGTTGTACgacaaaacaaaaccacAAACTTTAGAGAACCTCGTCGGTGATGAAAAGTTGATTTTGGAAAAGCTAAACTTTACTGGAGGAAGTACATACAACGAGTTGTTGACTATAACAGACAACAAGGACTTGAAACTACTGCCACCACCGAAAACGTACTTGCCATACTCTACATGGAGGGAATCAAGCGGCAGCACCACTAGAGACTTTTATGTGATGGATAACATTGGTGGAATAAGAATGGATAGAATATGGGGattgattgaaaagaatAGCCAAATAAACAATGGAAGGTCCAATTGGTAG
- a CDS encoding uncharacterized protein (Protein with predicted hydrolase domains; similar to a universal stress protein family protein; possibly essential, disruptants not obtained by UAU1 method; Spider biofilm repressed) produces the protein MELKTPAAPRLLGKTDDLDDETVRNTKLNAELFHTSNDSVELYRQENNSSDLLGRLYYDDYDSDSMTSPSISGVSSPMPLSPIMSPSESSDQLSVKSRPPFLRMKSMERGISFDTSPHGHQKSYTLKAKHPLFKFRRTNKTFLVGYNDDLESTKAIEWLFDEMIINGDTIVVLQVLDEKQHVSIDKSKVQKNLAKIEQINHHFKKVCIIYEAAIGKAKKAIRSAIDEYRPSMMAIGTHHYDGKEHHRSFTKSSLSKHILECSLVPIILVKPSYRYVEFLREEVDGPQYFENWIKNIDHIDNRVIRKKVPLISPSVSRNSSYTNLVNEDRGRGGGVHDQILNESRSRSTSKNRVFARFFKK, from the coding sequence ATGGAACTAAAAACTCCTGCTGCTCCCCGTCTACTTGGTAAGACTGATGATCTTGATGATGAGACGGTACGAAACACGAAACTAAATGCAGAGCTTTTCCATACAAGCAACGACTCAGTAGAACTATACCGCCAGGAAAACAACTCTTCTGATTTGTTGGGCAGATTATATTACGACGACTATGATTCCGATTCCATGACCTCGCCGTCAATTTCAGGTGTCAGCTCCCCCATGCCATTATCACCGATCATGTCACCTAGTGAGAGTTCAGACCAGCTCAGCGTCAAATCAAGACCACCGTTTCTACGCATGAAATCAATGGAACGAGGCATTTCATTCGACACTTCTCCCCATGGCCACCAGAAATCGTACACCCTTAAGGCCAAACATCCACTTTTCAAGTTTCGTCGTACCAACAAAACATTTTTGGTCGGCTATAACGACGACTTGGAGTCCACGAAAGCTATTGAGTGGTTATTTGACGAAATGATTATCAATGGTGACACCATAGTGGTTCTACAGGTATTGGACGAAAAACAACACGTATCCATTGACAAATCGAAGGTCCAGAAAAACTTGGCTAAAATCGAGCAAATCAATCACCATTTCAAGAAAGTTTGTATCATCTACGAAGCCGCCATCGGTAAAGCAAAAAAGGCAATCCGGTCAGCCATTGACGAATATCGCCCATCAATGATGGCGATTGGAACGCACCACTACGACGGCAAAGAGCATCACCGGTCATTCACCAAATCGTCGTTGTCAAAACACATTTTAGAGTGTTCGCTAGTCCCAATAATATTGGTGAAACCAAGTTACCGGTATGTCGAGTTTTTGAGAGAAGAAGTCGATGGTCCGCAGTACTTTGAGAATTGGATTAAAAATATCGACCATATCGACAACAGAgtaataagaaaaaaagttCCTTTGATAAGTCCGTCTGTCTCCAGAAACTCTTCATATACAAATTTGGTTAATGAAGATCGAGGTAGGGGCGGTGGTGTCCACGACCAAATTCTTAATGAATCGCGTTCAAGGTCAACCTCCAAAAATAGAGTATTTGCTAGGTTTTTTAAGAAATAG
- the AFL1 gene encoding inositol polyphosphate kinase (Ortholog(s) have inositol heptakisphosphate kinase activity, inositol hexakisphosphate 1-kinase activity, inositol hexakisphosphate 3-kinase activity, inositol hexakisphosphate 4-kinase activity, inositol hexakisphosphate 6-kinase activity) — MDTDNFEDVKAYTVGPNFCHAETRKSPVVDGIVRRNTHGKEIRYVTELTDEEKTMAKNVSSAFKQTICGFDLLRVNGKSFVIDVNGFSFVKDNNEYYDSCASILRGLFIDAKKSRDLLTRKIPKMLQTSQFEQKAQKWVFKGMVTVIRHADRTPKQKFKYSFRSPVFISLLKGHREEVIIRAVPDLQVVLETVKIAEAKGLEDLNKLKQLRIALEKKMDFPGTKIQLKPTLNAENPEVVDKVQLILKWGGEPTHSAKHQATDVGEQMRQNLQLLNREALDDVKVYTSSERRVIASAQYFSASLLSIDEPLADDFLIVRKDLLDDSNAAKDLMDKVKKKLKPLLREGAEAPPQFTWPPKMPQPFEVIKRVCELMNFYHQIMNYNFETKNVQEFQINWCCGEDPFLFKERWDKLFQEFISVEKTHPSKISELYDTMKYDALHNRHFLQKIFSYDPNDKVLLSRLTETCGSTVNSSGLVSEYPINILAMNNFKLPESASTSANNSSSNLNSNSAAGSLGWVLSGAATTMKCESKDTSASPQTPFDHPTFARLRELYRLSKVLFDFICPQEYGIKDEEKLDIGLLTSLPLAKQILSDIYDMKKNDRPALVNYFTKESHIYTLLNIIYGSQLPMKIARNALPELDYLSQIVFELYEAEDPSSPTGKKHSIRLSLSPGCHTQDPLDVQLDDDHYIGCIPRISLTRHLDMDLVTQRLKSRFSRVSLPKKFTPVNITGPLNSK, encoded by the coding sequence ATGGATACTGACAACTTCGAAGACGTCAAGGCGTATACGGTTGGACCCAACTTTTGCCATGCCGAGACTAGAAAGTCGCCAGTTGTTGATGGTATTGTGAGAAGAAATACCCACGGTAAAGAAATCAGATACGTTACCGAATTGACTGACGAAGAAAAAACTATGGCAAAAAATGTCAGCAGTGCTTTCAAGCAAACTATTTGTGGGTTTGATTTGTTAAGAGTGAATGGGAAATCTTTTGTGATAGACGTCAACGGATTCTCCTTTGTCAAGGACAATAACGAGTATTATGACTCCTGTGCATCAATCTTGCGTGGTCTATTCATCGATGCAAAGAAATCAAGAGACTTGttgacaagaaaaatcCCTAAAATGTTGCAGACTAGTCAGTTTGAACAGAAAGCCCAAAAATGGGTATTTAAAGGAATGGTTACTGTTATTCGTCACGCTGATCGTACTCCtaaacaaaaattcaaGTACTCGTTCAGATCACCAGTCTTTATCTCCTTACTCAAAGGCCATAGAGAAGAAGTCATCATTCGTGCGGTTCCTGACTTACAAGTTGTTTTGGAAACTGTTAAAATAGCCGAGGCCAAAGGTCTTGAAGACTTGAACAAACTCAAACAGTTGCGTATTGCATTGGAGAAGAAAATGGACTTCCCAGGTACCAAAATCCAGCTCAAACCAACATTAAACGCCGAAAACCCAGAAGTTGTTGACAAAGtacaattaattttgaaatggGGTGGTGAGCCAACGCATTCTGCCAAGCACCAAGCTACCGATGTTGGTGAGCAAATGAGACAAAACCTTCAATTACTCAACCGTGAGGCCCTTGATGACGTTAAAGTGTATACGTCCTCTGAAAGAAGAGTCATTGCTAGTGCCCAATACTTTAGTGCATCTTTGTTGTCCATTGATGAACCGTTGGCAGACGACTTTCTTATTGTCCGCAAAGACTTGTTAGACGATTCCAATGCTGCGAAAGACTTGATGGATaaagtgaaaaagaaattaaagcCTTTGTTGCGTGAAGGTGCTGAAGCCCCACCACAATTCACCTGGCCTCCAAAAATGCCACAGCCATTTGAAGTCATCAAGCGAGTGTGTGagttgatgaatttttaCCACCAAATTATGAACTACAACTTTGAAACGAAAAACGTTCAAGAGTTTCAAATAAACTGGTGCTGTGGCGAAGATCCATTTTTGTTTAAAGAGAGGTGGGATAAGTTGTTCCAGGAGTTTATAAGCGTTGAAAAGACCCACCCTTCCAAGATCTCGGAATTATACGACACAATGAAGTATGACGCCTTACACAATCGTCATTTCCTTCAAAAGATTTTCTCATATGACCCAAACGATAAGGTGTTGCTTTCGAGGTTGACGGAGACTTGTGGTAGTACCGTCAACTCTTCAGGGTTGGTTAGCGAGTACCCCATCAACATTTTGGCAATGAACAACTTTAAACTCCCAGAATCGGCATCAACTTCGGCCAACAATTCATCGTCCAATCTCAATTCAAACTCTGCTGCTGGGTCTCTTGGCTGGGTCTTGAGTGGCGCTGCCACCACCATGAAATGTGAATCAAAAGATACAAGTGCTTCTCCACAAACCCCATTTGATCATCCTACATTCGCAAGATTGCGTGAGTTGTACAGATTGTCAAAAGTGctatttgattttatttgtcCTCAAGAGTATGGGATTAAAGATGAAGAGAAATTGGATATTGGATTGTTAACTTCGTTGCCATTGGCTAAACAAATTCTTTCAGACATATATGACATGAAGAAAAACGACCGACCTGCGCTTGTCAATTACTTTACCAAAGAATCACACATCTACACTTTGCTTAACATTATATATGGGTCTCAGCTCCCTATGAAAATTGCTAGGAATGCACTTCCAGAATTGGACTACCTATCACAAATCGTTTTTGAATTGTACGAAGCTGAAGACCCATCGAGCCCAACTGGTAAAAAGCACTCTATCAGATTATCATTGTCGCCAGGTTGTCACACTCAAGATCCATTAGATGTTCAACTAGACGACGACCATTACATTGGATGCATTCCAAGAATAAGTTTGACAAGACATTTGGATATGGATTTGGTTACGCAAAGATTGAAATCACGGTTTTCAAGAGTCTCGTTGCCAAAGAAGTTTACCCCTGTCAACATAACAGGTCCTTTAAATAGCAAGTAA
- the FAS1 gene encoding tetrafunctional fatty acid synthase subunit (Beta subunit of fatty-acid synthase; multifunctional enzyme; Hap43, fluconazole-induced; amphotericin B, caspofungin repressed; macrophage/pseudohyphal-induced; flow model and Spider biofilm repressed) has protein sequence MSTHRPFQLTHGSIEHTLLVPNDLFFNYSQLKDEFIKTLPEPTEGFAGDDEPSSPAELYGKFIGFISNAQFPQIVELSLKDFESRFLDNNNDNIHSFAVKLLDDETYPTTIAKVKENIVKNYYKAVKSINKVESNLLYHCKHDAKLVAIFGGQGNTDDYFEELRELYTLYQGLIEDLLVSIAEKLNQLHPSFDKIYTQGLNILSWLKHPETTPDQDYLLSVPVSCPVICVIQLCHYTITCKVLGLTPGEFRNSLKWSTGHSQGLVTAVTIAASDSWDSFLKNSLTAVSLLLFIGSRCLSTYPRTSLPPTMLQDSLDNGEGRPSPMLSVRDLSIKQVEKFIEQTNSHLPREKHIAISLINGARNLVLSGPPESLYGFNLNLRNQKAPMGLDQSRVPFSERKLKCSNRFLPIFAPFHSHLLADATELILDDVKEHGLSFEGLKIPVYDTFDGSDFQALKEPIIDRVVKLITELPVHWEEATNHKATHILDFGPGGVSGLGVLTHRNKEGTGARIILAGTLDSNPIDDEYGFKHEIFQTSADKAIKWAPDWLKELRPTLVKNSEGKIYVKTKFSQLLGRAPLMVAGMTPTTVNTDIVSASLNAGYHIELAGGGYFSPVMMTRAIDDIVSRIKPGYGLGINLIYVNPFMLQWGIPLIKDLREKGYPIQSLTIGAGVPSIEVATEYIEDLGLTHLGLKPGSVDAISQVIAIAKAHPTFPIVLQWTGGRGGGHHSFEDFHQPIIQMYSKIRRCSNIVLVAGSGFGSDEDTYPYLSGYWSEKFNYPPMPFDGVLFGSRVMTSKESHTSLAAKKLIVECKGVPDQQWEQTYKKPAGGIITVRSEMGEPIHKIATRGVMFWKELDDTIFNLPKNKLLDALNKKRDHIIKKLNNDFQKPWFGKNANGVCDLQEMTYKEVANRLVELMYVKKSHRWIDVSLRNMYGDFLRRVEERFTSSAGTVSLLQNFNQLNEPEQFTADFFVKFPQAGKQLISEEDCDYFLMLAARPGQKPVPFVPVLDERFEFFFKKDSLWQSEDLESVVDEDVQRTCILHGPVASQYTSKVDEPIGDILNSIHEGHIARLIKEEYAGDESKIPVVEYFGGKKPASVSATSVNVTDGNQVVYEIDSELPNKQEWLDLLAGTELNWLQAFISTDRIVQGSKHVSNPLHDILTPAKHSKVTIDKKTKKLTAFENIKGDLLPVVEIELVKPNTIQLSLIEHRTADANPVALPFLYKYNPADGFAPILEIMEDRNERIKEFYWKLWFGSSVPYSNDINVEKAILGDEITISSQTISEFTHAIGNKCDAFVDRPGKATLAPMDFAIVIGWKAIIKAIFPKSVDGDLLKLVHLSNGYKMITGAAPLKKGDVVSTKAEIKAVLNQPSGKLVEVVGTIYREGKPVMEVTSQFLYRGEYNDYCNTFQKVTETPVQVAFKSAKDLAVLRSKEWFHLEKDVQFDVLTFRCESTYKFKSANVYSSIKTTGQVLLELPTKEVIQVGSVDYEAGTSYGNPVTDYLSRNGKTIEESVIFENAIPLSSGEELTSKAPGTNEPYAIVSGDYNPIHVSRVFAAYAKLPGTITHGMYSSASIRALVEEWAANNVAARVRAFKCDFVGMVLPNDTLQTTMEHVGMINGRKIIKVETRNVETELPVLIGEAEIEQPTTTYVFTGQGSQEQGMGMELYNSSEVAREVWDKADRHFVNNYGFSILDIVQNNPNELTIHFGGAKGRAIRDNYIGMMFETIGEDGALKSEKIFKDIDETTTSYTFVSPTGLLSATQFTQPALTLMEKAAYEDIKSKGLIPSDIMFAGHSLGEYSALSSLANVMPIESLVDVVFYRGMTMQVAVPRDELGRSNYGMVAVNPSRVSATFDDSALRFVVDEVANKTKWLLEIVNYNVENQQYVAAGDLRALDTLTNVLNVLKINKIDIVKLQEQMSIEKVKEHLYEIVDEVAAKSLAKPQPIDLERGFAVIPLKGISVPFHSSYLMSGVKPFQRFLCKKIPKSSVKPQDLIGKYIPNLTAKPFELTKEYFQSVYDLTKSEKIKSILDNWEQYE, from the coding sequence ATGTCAACTCATAGACCTTTCCAATTAACTCATGGTTCAATTGAACATACCTTATTGGTACCAAATGACTTATTTTTTAACTATTCACAATTAAAAGATGAATTTATAAAGACGTTGCCTGAGCCAACTGAAGGTTTTGCTGGTGATGACGAACCATCTAGTCCTGCTGAATTATATGGTAAATTTATTGGGTTTATTAGTAATGCCCAATTCCCCCAAATTGTCGAATTATCATTGAAAGATTTCGAATCACGCTTTTtagacaacaacaatgacaATATTCATTCGTTTGCCGTTAAATTGTTAGATGACGAGACATATCCAACTACTATTGCAAAAGTTAAGGAAAATATTGTTAAGAATTACTACAAAGCTGTCAAATCTATTAACAAAGTAGAATCCAACTTATTGTACCATTGCAAACACGATGCTAAGTTAGTTGCTATATTTGGTGGTCAAGGTAACACCGACGACTACTTTGAAGAATTGCGTGAATTGTACACGTTATACCAAGGCTTAATTGAAGACCTCCTTGTGAGCATTgctgaaaaattgaaccaaTTGCACCcatcatttgataaaatctATACTCAAGGTTTGAATATCTTGTCTTGGTTGAAACACCCAGAAACCACTCCTGACCAGGATTATTTGTTATCGGTGCCAGTAAGTTGTCCAGTGATTTGTGTTATCCAATTGTGTCACTACACGATTACTTGTAAAGTACTTGGTTTGACACCAGGTGAATTTAGAAACTCGTTGAAATGGTCTACTGGTCATTCACAAGGTTTGGTTACTGCCGTTACCATTGCTGCGTCCGATTCCTGGGATTCATTCTTGAAGAATTCTTTGACTGCTGTATCCTTATTGCTTTTCATTGGTTCTAGATGTTTGAGCACCTACCCAAGAACTTCATTGCCACCTACCATGTTGCAAGATTCATTGGACAACGGTGAAGGTAGACCATCTCCAATGTTGTCAGTTAGAGATTTGTCGATCaaacaagttgaaaaatttattgaacaaACCAACTCACATTTACCAAGGGAAAAACACATTGCCATCAGTTTAATCAATGGTGCTAGAAACTTGGTTCTTTCCGGTCCACCAGAATCACTTTATGGgttcaatttgaatttaagAAACCAAAAGGCCCCAATGGGTTTAGACCAATCACGTGTCCCATTCAGTGAACGTAAATTGAAATGCTCCAACAGATTCTTACCAATATTTGCTCCATTCCACTCCCATTTGTTAGCTGATGCTActgaattgattttggacGATGTTAAGGAACATGGTTTGTCTTTTGAAGGATTAAAGATTCCAGTGTATGACACATTTGACGGTTCCGACTTCCAAGCACTCAAGGAACCAATAATTGACCGTGTTGTCAAGTTGATTACTGAATTGCCAGTTCATTGGGAAGAGGCCACCAACCACAAAGCTACCCATATTTTAGATTTCGGACCAGGTGGTGTTTCTGGATTGGGTGTTTTGACTCACAGAAACAAAGAAGGTACTGGTGCTAGAATCATTCTTGCTGGTACTCTTGACTCCAACCCTATTGACGATGAGTATGGTTTCAAACATGAAATTTTCCAAACTTCAGCCGATAAAGCCATTAAATGGGCCCCAGACTGGTTGAAAGAGTTGAGACCAACTTTGGTCAAGAACTCTGAAGGCAAGATTTATGTCAAGACCAAGTTTTCGCAATTGTTAGGTAGAGCTCCTTTAATGGTTGCTGGTATGACTCCAACCACTGTCAATACCGATATTGTTAGTGCTTCTTTGAATGCTGGTTACCACATTGAATTGGCTGGTGGTGGTTATTTCTCACCGGTTATGATGACCAGAGCTATCGACGATATTGTTTCCAGAATCAAGCCTGGTTACGGTTTAGGGATCAACTTGATTTATGTCAACCCATTTATGTTGCAATGGGGTATTCCATTGATTAAAGATTTGAGAGAAAAAGGTTACCCAATCCAATCATTGACTATTGGTGCTGGTGTTCCATCTATTGAAGTTGCCACTGAATATATTGAGGACTTGGGTTTGACTCACTTGGGTTTGAAACCGGGTTCAGTTGATGCCATTAGTCAAGTCATTGCTATTGCCAAAGCCCATCCAACCTTCCCAATTGTTTTGCAATGGACTGGTGGTAGAGGTGGTGGTCACCATTCCTTTGAAGATTTCCATCAACCAATTATTCAGATGTACTCCAAGATCAGAAGATGTTCAAACATTGTTTTGGTTGCTGGTTCCGGTTTTGGTTCTGATGAAGACACCTATCCTTACTTGAGTGGTTACTGGtctgaaaaattcaattatccACCAATGCCTTTTGATGGGGTTTTGTTTGGTTCAAGGGTGATGACCTCTAAGGAATCTCACACTTCGTTGGCAGCtaagaaattgattgttgaatGTAAAGGTGTTCCAGACCAACAATGGGAACAAACCTACAAGAAACCAGCAGGTGGTATTATCACTGTTAGATCGGAAATGGGAGAACCTATCCATAAGATCGCCACTAGAGGTGTTATGTTCTGGAAGGAATTGGACGACactattttcaatttgccAAAGAATAAATTGTTAGATGCCTTGAACAAGAAGAGAGATCATATTATCAAAAAGTTGAACAATGATTTCCAAAAACCATGGTTTGGTAAGAATGCCAATGGTGTTTGTGACTTGCAAGAAATGACTTATAAGGAAGTTGCCAATAGATTGGTTGAATTGATGTATGTCAAGAAATCCCACAGATGGATTGATGTTTCGTTGAGAAACATGTATGGTGACTTTTTGAGAAGAGTTGAAGAAAGATTTACAAGCAGCGCTGGTACAGTTTCATTGTTGCAAAACTTTAACCAATTAAACGAACCAGAACAATTTACTGCTGACTTCTTTGTGAAATTCCCTCAAGCTGgtaaacaattaatttctGAAGAAGATTGTGATTACTTTTTGATGTTGGCTGCCAGACCAGGACAAAAACCAGTGCCATTTGTTCCGGTGTTGGATGAAAGGTTcgaattctttttcaaaaaagattCACTTTGGCAATCTGAAGATTTGGAAAGTGTTGTTGACGAAGATGTTCAAAGAACCTGTATTTTGCATGGTCCTGTTGCTTCACAATATACTAGCAAGGTTGATGAACCAATTGGCGATATCTTGAACTCAATCCATGAAGGTCATATTGCCAGATTGatcaaagaagaatatgCAGGTGATGAATCCAAAATTCCTGTTGTTGAATACTTTGGTGGTAAGAAACCTGCAAGTGTATCAGCTACATCTGTCAATGTTACTGACGGTAACCAAGTTGTTTATGAAATTGACTCCGAACTCCCAAACAAACAAGAGTGGTTAGATTTATTAGCTGGAACTGAATTAAATTGGTTACAAGCATTTATTTCCACTGATAGAATTGTTCAAGGATCAAAACATGTTTCCAACCCATTGCATGATATCTTGACTCCTGCTAAACACTCCAAGGTTACTATTGACAAGaaaaccaagaaattgactgcttttgaaaacattaaaGGTGACTTGTTACCAGTTGTTGAGATTGAATTGGTCAAGCCAAACACTATCCAGTTGTCTTTGATTGAACATAGAACTGCTGATGCCAACCCAGTTGCATTACCATTTTTGTACAAATACAATCCTGCTGATGGGTTTGCTCCAATCTTGGAAATCATGGAAGATAGAAACGAAagaattaaagaattttaCTGGAAATTGTGGTTTGGATCTTCTGTGCCATATTCTAACGATATCAATGTTGAAAAAGCTATCTTGGGAGATGAAATTACCATTTCAAGCCAAACTATTAGTGAGTTCACCCATGCCATCGGTAACAAGTGTGACGCATTTGTTGATAGACCTGGTAAGGCTACTTTAGCTCCAATGGATTTTGCTATTGTTATTGGATGGAAGGCTATTATTAAAGCCATTTTCCCTAAGAGCGTTGATGGTGACTTGTTGAAGTTGGTCCATTTATCCAATGGTTACAAGATGATTACAGGTGCTGCTCCATTAAAGAAAGGTGATGTTGTTTCTACCAAAGCTGAAATCAAAGCTGTTTTGAACCAGCCAAGTGGGAAGCtagttgaagttgttggTACCATTTACCGTGAAGGTAAACCAGTTATGGAAGTTACTTCTCAATTCTTGTACCGTGGTGAATACAACGACTACTGCAACACATTCCAAAAAGTTACTGAAACCCCAGTTCAAGTTGCATTCAAGTCAGCCAAGGATCTTGCTGTGTTGAGATCTAAAGAATGGTTCCATTTGGAAAAGGATGTTCAGTTTGATGTTTTGACTTTTAGATGTGAATCCACCTACAAATTCAAGTCTGCTAACGTTTACTCATCCATCAAAACTACTGGTCAGGTTCTTTTGGAATTGCCTACCAAAGAAGTTATTCAAGTTGGATCTGTTGACTATGAAGCTGGTACCTCATATGGTAATCCAGTTACCGATTACTTGTCCAGAAACGGTAAAACGATTGAAGAGTCtgttatttttgaaaatgcCATTCCTTTGTCTTCTGGTGAAGAGTTGACTTCAAAAGCTCCTGGTACCAACGAGCCATATGCTATTGTGTCTGGTGATTACAATCCAATTCACGTTTCAAGAGTTTTTGCTGCTTATGCTAAATTGCCAGGTACTATCACTCATGGAATGTACTCGTCTGCTTCGATCAGAGCATTGGTTGAAGAATGGGCTGCCAACAATGTTGCCGCAAGAGTTAGAGCATTCAAGTGTGATTTCGTTGGTATGGTATTGCCAAATGATACTTTGCAAACTACCATGGAACATGTTGGTATGATCAATGGACGTAAGATCATCAAGGTTGAAACTAGAAATGTTGAAACTGAGCTTCCAGTTTTGATTGGGGAAGCTGAAATTgaacaaccaacaacaacctaTGTTTTCACTGGTCAAGGTTCTCAAGAACAAGGTATGGGTATGGAGTTGTACAACTCTTCTGAGGTTGCTCGTGAAGTTTGGGACAAAGCTGACAGACACTTTGTCAATAACTATGGTTTCTCTATTTTGGATATTGTTCAAAACAATCCAAATGAATTGACTATCCACTTTGGCGGTGCCAAAGGTAGAGCTATTAGAGACAACTATATTGGTATGATGTTTGAAACTATTGGTGAAGATGGTGCTTTGAAGTCGGAAAAGATTTTCAAGGATATCGATGAGACTACTACTTCTTACACATTTGTTTCACCAACTGGTTTGTTATCAGCAACTCAATTCACCCAACCTGCATTGACTTTAATGGAGAAAGCTGCTTATGAAGATATCAAATCTAAGGGTTTGATTCCATCTGACATCATGTTTGCTGGTCACTCTCTTGGTGAATATTCTGCATTGTCGTCGTTGGCTAATGTCATGCCAATTGAGTCTTTGGTTGATGTTGTGTTTTACAGAGGTATGACTATGCAAGTTGCTGTTCCAAGAGATGAATTGGGTAGATCCAATTACGGTATGGTGGCTGTCAACCCAAGCAGAGTTAGTGCCACATTTGACGATAGTGCCTTGagatttgttgttgacgaAGTTGCTAACAAGACTAAATGGTTATTGGAAATTGTCAACTACAATGTCGAAAACCAACAGTATGTTGCTGCTGGTGACTTGAGAGCATTAGATACTTTGACCAATGTTTTGAATGTGTTGAAGATTAACAAGATTGATATTGTCAAGTTGCAAGAACAAATGAGCATTGAAAAAGTTAAGGAACACTTGTACGAAATTGTTGACGAAGTTGCTGCCAAGTCGTTGGCCAAACCGCAACCTATTGACTTGGAAAGAGGATTTGCTGTCATTCCATTGAAGGGTATTTCTGTTCCATTCCATTCTTCGTACTTGATGTCTGGTGTTAAACCATTCCAAAGATTCTTGTGCAAGAAGATTCCAAAATCGTCCGTCAAGCCTCAAGATTTGATTGGTAAATATATTCCTAACTTGACTGCCAAACCATTTGAATTGACCAAAGAGTATTTCCAATCAGTTTATGATTTGACTAAATCGGAAAAAATCAAGAGTATTTTAGATAACTGGGAACAATACGAATAA